One genomic segment of Hordeum vulgare subsp. vulgare chromosome 2H, MorexV3_pseudomolecules_assembly, whole genome shotgun sequence includes these proteins:
- the LOC123429802 gene encoding geranylgeranyl pyrophosphate synthase, chloroplastic-like: protein MAAFHPLVASRVRLAAPLLPVAAPAAVVVAAAGPSFHQRRFSAIVAAATAPAATEFDFKAYMGERAVAVNGALDAAVPAGEPPATLHEAMRYALLAGGKRVRPALCLAACVVSGGREAWAMAPAAAVEMVHTMSLVHDDLPCMDDDDLRRGKPTCHVMFGEPIAVLAGDALLALAFQHMASVDSYPPDVDPAKHTARVVRAIGELARCIGSEGLVAGQVVDLEMTGSTEPVPLDRLEYIHLHKTAALLEASVVIGAIIGGGSEEQIERLRKYARSIGLLFQVVDDILDVTKSSEELGKTAGKDLASDKTTYPKLLGLEKSREFAEKLLSDAKEQLAYFEKEKAAPLLYLANYIAYRQN from the exons ATGGCAGCGTTCCACCCGCTGGTCGCCTCGCGCGTCCGCCTCGCCGCCCCGCTCCTCCCCGTCGCCGcgcccgccgccgtcgtcgtcgccgcggcCGGGCCTTCCTTCCACCAGCGCCGCTTCTCCGCCATCGTCGCCGCGGCGACCGCCCCCGCGGCCACCGAGTTCGACTTCAAGGCCTACATGGGGGAGCGGGCGGTGGCCGTGAACGGCGCCCTGGACGCCGCCGTCCCTGCCGGCGAGCCCCCCGCGACGCTCCACGAAGCGATGCGCTACGCGCTGCTGGCCGGCGGCAAGCGCGTGCGCCCGGCCCTCTGCCTGGCCGCCTGCGTCGTGTCCGGCGGCCGCGAGGCCTGGGCGATGGCCCCCGCCGCCGCGGTCGAGATGGTGCACACCATGTCGCTCGTCcacgacgacctcccctgcatggaCGACGACGACCTCCGCCGCGGCAAGCCCACCTGCCACGTCATGTTCGGCGAGCCCATCGCCGTGCTCGCCGGCGACGCCCTGCTCGCGCTCGCCTTCCAGCACATGGCCAGCGTCGACTCCTACCCTCCggacgttgaccccgccaagCACACCGCCCGCGTCGTCCGCGCCATTGGTGAGCTCGCGCGCTGCATCGGATCAGAGGGCCTCGTCGCCGGCCAG GTTGTTGATCTGGAGATGACTGGCTCAACTGAGCCTGTACCACTTGACCGCCTTGAGTACATTCATCTGCACAAGACCGCTGCATTGCTTGAGGCCTCTGTGGTTATTGGTGCAATCATTGGGGGTGGCTCGGAGGAGCAGATCGAGCGGTTGCGCAAGTACGCCAGATCAATTGGGTTGCTGTTCCAGGTGGTTGATGACATTCTTGATGTCACCAAGTCATCAGAGGAGCTAGGGAAGACAGCTGGGAAGGACTTGGCGAGTGACAAGACGACATACCCCAAGTTACTAGGGTTGGAGAAATCGCGGGAATTTGCGGAAAAGTTGCTTTCTGATGCAAAGGAGCAACTTGCTTATTTTGAAAAAGAGAAGGCAGCACCGCTATTGTACTTGGCCAATTATATTGCCTATCGGCAGAACTAA